The Streptomyces sp. NBC_00440 genome contains a region encoding:
- a CDS encoding DinB family protein produces the protein MSRSAEIGPSPSPVTADDLDLAVQLALAVLRKAPPAVWDEKAGSLEWNCWETVEHLSDDLFAYAAQLGPRTPPLDGEVPFVWESRRPGGPANAIHADREAGPTGLLQVLEASGALLVAMVRTTPPEVRAHHAFGVSDPEGFAAMGIVETLVHTHDLTQGLGLAWNPPADLCSRVLARLFPNALESTDPWPTLLWATGRAELHGRPRLTSWRWDGTPRA, from the coding sequence ATGTCCCGATCAGCCGAGATTGGCCCTTCCCCGTCCCCCGTGACCGCGGACGACCTCGACCTTGCCGTGCAGCTCGCTCTGGCGGTCCTCCGCAAGGCGCCCCCAGCCGTGTGGGACGAGAAGGCGGGTTCGCTGGAATGGAACTGCTGGGAGACCGTCGAGCACCTCAGCGACGACCTCTTCGCATACGCCGCACAACTGGGCCCCAGAACACCGCCCTTGGATGGCGAGGTGCCTTTCGTGTGGGAGAGCCGGCGGCCCGGCGGCCCGGCGAACGCCATTCACGCGGACCGTGAAGCGGGGCCCACGGGACTGTTGCAGGTGCTGGAGGCGAGTGGCGCACTGCTGGTCGCCATGGTCCGCACAACTCCTCCAGAGGTCCGCGCCCACCACGCATTCGGCGTCTCCGACCCCGAGGGCTTCGCCGCGATGGGCATCGTGGAGACCCTGGTGCACACGCATGACCTGACCCAAGGGCTCGGGCTTGCCTGGAACCCACCCGCCGATCTGTGCTCACGGGTACTAGCCCGGCTGTTTCCGAACGCCCTGGAGTCCACGGATCCCTGGCCGACCCTGCTGTGGGCCACCGGACGCGCCGAACTGCACGGACGCCCGCGTCTGACCTCATGGCGCTGGGACGGCACACCCCGGGCGTAG
- a CDS encoding DUF3291 domain-containing protein, which produces MPHLVLYTFGVLKSPLADPTPLTREFYDIGEAVYRKISQHPGYLAHAEAANGDLGELFGADWGIWGEFAVPTWYGKGHTVETTALAATLSLWTDLHPAFDAIYTGLHREALNRRYDWFERTGHPSHVLWWVSDGVTPTWQDGVSRLEHLHDHGSAPHAFTFHHAYAPDGTPARINGIGPKGDQVHR; this is translated from the coding sequence ATGCCCCATCTTGTTCTGTACACATTCGGCGTCCTGAAGTCACCTCTCGCCGATCCCACCCCCCTCACGCGCGAGTTCTACGACATCGGTGAGGCCGTCTACCGGAAGATCAGTCAGCACCCCGGATACCTCGCGCATGCCGAAGCGGCAAACGGCGACCTGGGCGAGCTCTTCGGGGCGGACTGGGGTATATGGGGAGAGTTCGCTGTACCGACCTGGTACGGCAAGGGCCATACGGTGGAAACCACCGCCCTGGCCGCGACCCTCTCACTCTGGACCGACCTGCACCCCGCCTTCGACGCCATCTATACCGGTCTGCACCGTGAGGCGCTGAACAGGCGTTACGACTGGTTCGAGAGGACAGGACACCCGAGTCACGTGCTCTGGTGGGTCTCCGACGGCGTGACACCCACCTGGCAGGACGGGGTTTCCAGGCTGGAACACCTCCACGACCACGGCTCCGCGCCGCACGCCTTCACCTTCCACCACGCGTACGCCCCGGACGGAACTCCGGCCAGGATCAACGGCATCGGGCCGAAAGGCGACCAGGTTCACCGATAG
- a CDS encoding 4-hydroxybenzoate 3-monooxygenase — protein MSSALPVLTHTSVVIIGAGPAGLVVANRLHDSGVDCVLLEAESRDFIERRPRAGFMEEWAVRALAEHGLAERIAVQAETQGEFEFRFGGERHTVPTAELSGRRHFVYPQPRLVTDLIASYADKGAGDARFGVRDVRLDGIGGDRPVVSYTDPLTGSRHRVVCDYVAGCDGARGVARAAIPEGRVTVSRRDDGVAWLALLAQAPPSADGVVFGIHERGFGAHMARGPEVTRYYLQVPPGDTPDDWPHERVWHELHTRLAADGARPLTEGTLVEKVVLDMHNYVVEPMSHGRLHLAGDAAHLVAPIAAKGMNLAIHDALLLADALIAATPGGDSDDDDNGAGLAGYSEAALRRVWQYQEFSQWLSDVLHGASSGDRFRAGTARARLGRILESGTAARAFAGQYMGEEGGR, from the coding sequence GTGTCCTCGGCTCTTCCCGTCCTCACGCACACCTCCGTCGTCATCATCGGGGCCGGTCCCGCCGGGCTCGTGGTGGCGAACCGGCTGCACGACAGCGGCGTGGACTGCGTGCTGCTGGAAGCGGAGAGCAGAGATTTCATCGAGCGCCGGCCGCGTGCCGGGTTCATGGAGGAGTGGGCGGTACGGGCGCTCGCCGAGCACGGCCTCGCGGAGCGGATAGCCGTCCAGGCCGAGACCCAGGGCGAGTTCGAGTTCCGGTTCGGCGGCGAGCGGCACACCGTGCCGACGGCCGAGCTGTCCGGCCGGCGGCATTTCGTCTATCCGCAGCCGCGGCTGGTGACCGATCTGATCGCCTCGTACGCGGACAAGGGAGCGGGCGACGCCCGCTTCGGCGTCCGGGACGTACGTCTTGACGGCATCGGCGGCGACCGGCCCGTGGTCTCGTACACCGACCCGCTGACCGGCTCGCGGCACCGCGTCGTGTGCGACTACGTGGCGGGCTGCGACGGCGCACGGGGAGTCGCGCGGGCCGCGATACCCGAGGGCCGGGTCACGGTCAGCCGCCGCGACGACGGGGTCGCCTGGCTGGCGCTGCTCGCCCAGGCACCGCCGTCCGCGGACGGCGTGGTCTTCGGCATCCACGAGCGCGGGTTCGGCGCCCATATGGCCCGCGGCCCCGAGGTCACCCGGTACTACCTCCAGGTCCCGCCCGGCGACACCCCGGACGACTGGCCGCACGAGCGCGTCTGGCACGAACTGCACACCCGCCTCGCCGCGGACGGGGCCCGTCCGCTCACGGAGGGAACGCTCGTGGAGAAGGTGGTCCTGGACATGCACAACTACGTGGTGGAGCCGATGTCCCACGGCCGTCTCCATCTCGCGGGCGACGCGGCACATCTGGTCGCACCGATCGCGGCGAAGGGGATGAACCTCGCGATCCACGACGCGCTGCTGCTCGCGGACGCGCTGATCGCGGCCACCCCGGGCGGCGACTCCGACGACGATGACAACGGCGCCGGGCTCGCCGGGTACTCGGAGGCGGCTCTGCGGCGCGTCTGGCAGTACCAGGAGTTCTCGCAGTGGCTCTCGGACGTACTGCACGGGGCATCGTCGGGCGACCGCTTCCGTGCGGGCACGGCGCGGGCCCGGCTGGGGCGAATCCTGGAATCCGGAACCGCGGCCAGGGCGTTCGCGGGGCAGTACATGGGGGAGGAAGGCGGGCGGTGA
- a CDS encoding DUF6193 family natural product biosynthesis protein: protein MDARGAAEGIIEAEWKRLLGSDRVDSCVVRAAYADPRLRQLFPWVGMWELHFSRCPEYPWTWDVPYVAPRQGGGFAVAGPSRVEYVGEAGTAEAAVAMVADRLPPSCGRAAVGNRHDLAIPEQEA, encoded by the coding sequence ATGGACGCACGGGGCGCGGCAGAGGGCATCATCGAGGCGGAGTGGAAAAGGCTGCTCGGCTCGGATCGCGTGGACAGTTGCGTGGTGCGCGCCGCCTATGCCGATCCTCGCCTGCGGCAGCTCTTCCCCTGGGTCGGCATGTGGGAGCTGCACTTCAGCCGGTGTCCCGAATACCCCTGGACGTGGGACGTGCCTTACGTCGCTCCGCGACAGGGCGGGGGATTTGCAGTAGCCGGGCCGTCCAGGGTGGAGTACGTCGGTGAGGCTGGCACGGCTGAGGCAGCCGTGGCGATGGTGGCTGACCGCCTCCCTCCCAGCTGTGGTCGAGCCGCCGTTGGCAACCGACACGACCTCGCCATTCCGGAGCAGGAAGCCTGA
- a CDS encoding dienelactone hydrolase family protein: protein MTTITTRPVEYPADGLTMIGHLALPAGVDRRPAVLLGPEGMGLSDVERRRADALAELGYVALAFDLHGGHYLGDPEEMLARCLPLLADPDRMRGIGHAALDVLRTEPRTDPDRIAAVGYGTGGAIGLELGRDGVNLRAIGTVNATTTGRPGEAARIRCPVWAGVGSEDPIMPPVQRNAFTAEMQAAGVDWRLSVYGGALHAFHHPPVDHPMVPGVGYHPQHAQRAWRDVVDLLAECLPVTEGLGV from the coding sequence ATGACGACGATTACGACGCGTCCGGTCGAGTATCCGGCCGACGGTTTGACGATGATCGGGCACCTCGCGCTCCCGGCCGGTGTCGACCGTCGGCCCGCGGTGCTGCTCGGGCCGGAGGGCATGGGGCTCAGCGACGTCGAGCGCCGCCGGGCCGATGCTCTCGCCGAGCTGGGATATGTAGCGCTGGCCTTCGACCTTCACGGCGGGCACTATTTGGGCGACCCCGAGGAGATGCTGGCCCGTTGCCTGCCGCTGCTCGCTGATCCCGACCGGATGCGGGGCATCGGCCATGCGGCGCTCGACGTGTTGCGCACCGAACCGCGGACCGACCCCGACCGGATCGCCGCCGTCGGCTACGGCACCGGGGGCGCCATCGGGCTGGAACTCGGGCGCGACGGCGTCAACCTGCGCGCAATCGGGACAGTCAACGCAACTACCACGGGCCGACCGGGCGAGGCGGCGCGCATTCGCTGCCCGGTGTGGGCCGGGGTCGGGTCGGAAGACCCGATCATGCCGCCCGTGCAACGGAACGCGTTCACCGCCGAGATGCAGGCCGCGGGCGTCGACTGGCGCCTCTCGGTCTACGGCGGCGCCTTGCACGCCTTTCACCACCCGCCGGTCGACCACCCCATGGTCCCCGGCGTCGGCTACCACCCACAGCACGCGCAGCGAGCCTGGCGCGACGTCGTCGACCTGCTCGCCGAGTGCCTGCCCGTGACGGAGGGCCTGGGGGTATGA
- a CDS encoding alpha/beta fold hydrolase: MTTATTRHFHTPDGIRLAYIDLGGAGRPVLALHGAYGRGRSMLGLATHLGPGYRLIALDQRGHGLSDHPDDHGRDGYIADAAALVEHLGLGPVAAVGHSLGGITAYQLAARRPELVSAVVVLDFPAEYRASLGDDQLRALPTHFPSMCAMLDALAFVDEPRHFTESAVEEPEGWRFLWRADEIQAAKAAVRGDWWDDFTGAKQPLMVVRGRHSAVVPRRHAEEMIRRRPGTEVVTIDGHHDFYITHQAELGATVRTFLDRRAPLAG, translated from the coding sequence ATGACGACGGCAACCACGCGGCACTTCCACACTCCGGACGGCATACGGCTCGCCTATATCGACCTGGGCGGCGCAGGCCGCCCCGTCCTCGCACTGCACGGCGCCTACGGACGCGGCCGTTCCATGCTCGGGCTCGCCACCCACCTCGGACCCGGCTACCGGCTCATCGCACTCGACCAGCGCGGACACGGCCTCTCCGACCACCCCGACGACCACGGTCGCGATGGCTACATCGCCGACGCGGCAGCGCTCGTCGAACACCTCGGACTCGGCCCCGTCGCGGCCGTCGGACACTCGCTGGGCGGCATCACCGCATACCAACTGGCCGCGAGGCGACCGGAACTGGTCTCGGCCGTGGTCGTGCTGGACTTCCCGGCGGAATACCGGGCATCGCTGGGCGACGATCAGCTGCGCGCGCTCCCGACGCACTTCCCGAGCATGTGCGCGATGCTGGACGCGCTCGCGTTCGTGGACGAGCCCCGGCACTTCACCGAGAGCGCGGTGGAGGAACCGGAGGGCTGGCGATTCCTGTGGCGGGCCGACGAGATCCAGGCCGCCAAGGCCGCGGTCCGAGGCGACTGGTGGGACGACTTCACCGGCGCCAAGCAGCCGCTGATGGTCGTACGGGGCAGACACAGCGCGGTCGTCCCGCGCCGGCACGCAGAGGAGATGATCCGTCGCCGGCCCGGCACGGAAGTCGTGACGATCGACGGCCACCACGACTTCTACATCACGCATCAGGCTGAACTGGGCGCGACAGTAAGGACCTTCCTCGACCGCAGGGCCCCACTGGCGGGGTAA
- a CDS encoding C40 family peptidase, whose amino-acid sequence MSGRLLRFICTTALATVVVGATPALAVPVGLGSPVPEPGPAASPAPTGPATPATPAAPAAPGAADGRTGATGTGSPAAPGDAAADPGLGEPGLSGPGVTDPAPGAPGVAPAAPRTPAEATLTRLRTLYQQSEQAGQTYRATTEALKRQQAKANSVGAGLVKARMELAQSRNAAGRLAREQYQEQSGLSPYISLMLGGDPQQALDAGHQIQRASADLMAKARRLQKAEAHAGKLDTASRAALQKKQALVARQKQQYKTAQARLREAEALLAGLSPGEASDVQAQDDADTTAAQGALDASGALSGPQASASTRGARAVAYGLAQVGKPYLWGAEGPRSFDCSGLTWRAWAHAGRTIPRTSQQQWRRLPRVSLRSLRPGDLIVYFPGATHVALYIGGGKVVQAPRPGADVKVSPIASNPILGAVRPDA is encoded by the coding sequence GTGTCAGGAAGACTGCTGCGGTTCATCTGTACGACGGCACTGGCCACGGTGGTCGTCGGTGCGACCCCCGCACTCGCCGTTCCGGTCGGCCTCGGCAGCCCCGTCCCGGAACCGGGCCCGGCAGCCTCGCCCGCCCCCACCGGTCCCGCCACTCCAGCCACTCCCGCCGCACCAGCCGCTCCCGGCGCCGCCGACGGCCGGACCGGGGCCACCGGCACCGGTAGCCCGGCCGCCCCGGGTGACGCCGCGGCCGATCCGGGCCTGGGCGAACCAGGCCTGTCCGGCCCCGGAGTGACCGACCCGGCCCCCGGCGCGCCCGGAGTCGCGCCCGCCGCTCCCCGTACCCCGGCCGAGGCCACCCTGACCCGGCTCCGGACCCTCTACCAGCAGTCCGAGCAGGCCGGGCAGACCTACCGCGCCACCACGGAGGCACTCAAGCGCCAGCAGGCCAAGGCGAACAGCGTCGGCGCCGGACTGGTGAAGGCGCGGATGGAGCTCGCCCAGAGCCGGAACGCCGCCGGCCGGCTGGCGCGCGAGCAGTATCAGGAACAGTCCGGGCTGTCCCCCTATATCAGCCTGATGCTGGGCGGCGACCCCCAGCAGGCTCTCGACGCGGGCCACCAGATCCAGCGGGCATCGGCCGATCTGATGGCCAAGGCCCGCCGGCTCCAGAAGGCCGAGGCGCATGCCGGGAAACTCGACACCGCGTCACGTGCCGCACTGCAGAAGAAGCAGGCACTCGTCGCCCGGCAGAAGCAGCAGTACAAGACGGCCCAGGCCCGTCTGCGCGAGGCGGAAGCACTGCTCGCCGGGCTCTCCCCCGGCGAAGCGTCCGACGTACAGGCGCAGGACGACGCCGATACGACCGCCGCCCAGGGCGCGCTGGACGCCTCCGGGGCGCTGAGCGGACCGCAGGCTTCGGCGTCGACGCGCGGCGCCCGGGCCGTGGCGTACGGACTCGCCCAGGTCGGCAAGCCGTACCTCTGGGGCGCCGAGGGTCCCCGCTCCTTCGACTGCTCGGGGCTGACCTGGCGTGCCTGGGCGCACGCCGGGCGCACGATTCCCCGGACCAGCCAGCAGCAGTGGCGCCGGCTGCCCAGGGTCTCGCTGCGATCGCTGCGCCCCGGCGACCTGATCGTCTACTTCCCGGGGGCCACCCATGTCGCGCTGTACATCGGCGGCGGCAAGGTCGTCCAGGCACCCCGCCCCGGCGCCGACGTGAAGGTCTCGCCGATCGCGTCGAACCCGATCCTCGGCGCGGTCCGCCCTGACGCCTGA
- a CDS encoding PadR family transcriptional regulator: MLTLCILGFLNEEPLHAYDLRARISGLSGHVRPVSDGALYPAIKRLEAAGHLTRHTEPGERATPRQVLSLTESGRAELMRRLREPAELEVTDRNSFFILLAFLGQLPSPADQVHVLRRRLAFMDEPGSYFYEDGRPLRAREMTDRFRRGMLQLAHATSKADHAWLERTIAELAQPTR; the protein is encoded by the coding sequence GTGCTCACCCTCTGCATCCTCGGATTCCTCAACGAGGAGCCCCTTCACGCGTACGACCTGCGTGCCCGCATCTCCGGGCTCAGCGGCCACGTGCGTCCCGTGAGCGACGGCGCCCTCTACCCCGCGATCAAGCGCCTGGAAGCCGCCGGACACCTCACCCGCCACACCGAGCCCGGTGAACGGGCCACTCCTCGCCAGGTCCTCTCCCTCACCGAATCCGGCCGCGCCGAACTCATGCGCCGTCTGCGCGAGCCCGCCGAACTCGAAGTCACCGACCGCAATTCCTTCTTCATCCTGCTCGCCTTCCTCGGCCAGTTGCCGAGCCCCGCCGACCAGGTGCACGTACTACGTCGACGCCTCGCTTTCATGGACGAGCCCGGCAGCTACTTCTACGAGGACGGCCGCCCGCTGCGCGCCCGCGAGATGACCGACCGCTTCCGCCGCGGGATGCTCCAACTCGCCCACGCCACCAGCAAGGCCGACCACGCCTGGCTGGAGCGCACCATCGCCGAGCTGGCACAGCCCACTCGGTAG
- a CDS encoding styrene monooxygenase/indole monooxygenase family protein → MRKILIVGAGQSGLQLALGLQTQGYEVTLMSNRTSDEIRSGRVMSTQCMFHTALQHERDLQLNFWESQAPKIEGLGVSVAAPDSSRAIDWVGKLDGYAQSVDQRVKMAGWMESFAQRGGRLVIHGAAVSDLDFFARTYDLVMVSAGKGELVSMFGRDAARSPFSVPQRALAVSYVHGMGVRPEHPEFDAVRCNLVPGVGELFVMPTLTNSGRADILFWEGVPGGPLDAFQGIKDPSEHLALTLELMEKFTPWEYARATKVELTDAGGTLSGRYAPTVRNPIGRLPGGGLVLGVADVVVANDPITGQGSNSASKCAAAYLSSIVERGDQPFDEAWMQQTFDRYWETAQHVTKWTNAMLGVPPEHVLNLIGAAGQLQPVADRFANGFNNPADFENFFFDPEKTNAYLASVAGA, encoded by the coding sequence ATGCGGAAGATACTCATCGTCGGAGCCGGCCAGTCCGGGCTCCAGCTGGCTCTTGGCCTCCAGACCCAGGGCTACGAAGTCACGCTCATGTCCAACCGCACGTCCGATGAGATCCGCTCCGGCAGGGTCATGTCCACGCAGTGCATGTTCCACACGGCGCTCCAGCACGAGCGCGACCTCCAGCTCAACTTCTGGGAGTCCCAGGCGCCGAAGATCGAGGGCCTCGGCGTCTCGGTGGCCGCCCCGGACTCCTCCCGCGCGATCGACTGGGTCGGCAAGCTCGACGGCTACGCCCAGTCCGTCGACCAGCGCGTGAAGATGGCCGGCTGGATGGAGTCCTTCGCACAGCGCGGCGGCCGGCTGGTCATCCACGGTGCGGCAGTCTCCGACCTGGACTTCTTCGCCCGGACGTACGACCTGGTGATGGTCTCGGCGGGTAAGGGCGAGCTGGTCTCGATGTTCGGCCGGGACGCGGCGCGCTCGCCGTTCAGCGTGCCGCAGCGGGCGCTTGCGGTGTCGTATGTGCACGGCATGGGCGTACGCCCCGAGCACCCCGAATTCGACGCGGTGCGCTGCAACTTGGTCCCGGGCGTCGGCGAGCTCTTCGTGATGCCCACCCTCACCAACAGCGGCCGCGCGGACATCCTCTTCTGGGAGGGCGTGCCCGGCGGCCCGCTGGACGCCTTCCAGGGCATCAAGGACCCCTCCGAGCACCTGGCCCTCACGCTCGAACTCATGGAGAAGTTCACGCCCTGGGAGTACGCGCGGGCCACCAAGGTCGAACTGACCGACGCGGGCGGCACCCTCTCCGGCCGGTACGCCCCCACGGTCCGCAATCCCATCGGGCGGCTGCCCGGCGGCGGCCTGGTCCTCGGCGTCGCCGACGTGGTCGTGGCCAACGACCCGATCACCGGCCAGGGTTCCAACTCGGCGTCGAAGTGCGCGGCCGCCTACCTCTCCTCCATCGTCGAGCGGGGCGACCAGCCGTTCGACGAGGCGTGGATGCAGCAGACGTTCGACCGTTACTGGGAGACGGCGCAGCACGTCACCAAGTGGACGAACGCGATGCTGGGCGTCCCCCCGGAGCACGTGCTGAACCTCATCGGGGCGGCGGGCCAGCTCCAGCCGGTGGCGGACCGTTTCGCCAACGGGTTCAACAACCCGGCCGACTTCGAGAACTTCTTCTTCGACCCGGAGAAGACGAACGCGTATCTCGCCTCGGTCGCGGGGGCCTGA
- a CDS encoding class I SAM-dependent methyltransferase, producing MTTLLPRIMRALEQFHATHPWDHNAHYHRWILRRLPRRINRALDVGSGSGDLARLLASQAGTVHGIDADPTIVDRARELTDPAAPVTFAVGDALKEVPPGPYDVITCVATIHHMPFGDALTCFRQHLAPGGTLVVVGVYRPQPRSDYLIDAVAIPANVAMAWIKNKGRRAPRPASMTAPTRPATMTFADIVRGAHEALPGSRLRRRLFWRYTLVWHRH from the coding sequence ATGACGACATTGCTGCCCCGCATCATGCGAGCACTTGAGCAGTTCCATGCCACCCATCCCTGGGACCACAACGCCCACTACCACCGATGGATCCTGCGCCGGCTCCCCAGACGTATCAACAGGGCTCTGGATGTCGGATCAGGCAGCGGCGACCTCGCCAGACTCCTGGCCTCACAGGCCGGAACAGTGCATGGTATCGACGCCGACCCCACGATCGTCGATCGCGCGCGGGAGCTCACAGACCCCGCCGCCCCGGTGACCTTCGCTGTCGGGGACGCATTGAAGGAGGTGCCGCCCGGCCCCTACGACGTCATCACATGCGTCGCCACCATCCACCACATGCCGTTCGGCGACGCCCTCACCTGCTTCCGCCAGCACCTGGCGCCCGGCGGAACTCTGGTCGTCGTCGGCGTCTATCGCCCGCAACCTCGGAGCGACTACCTGATCGACGCCGTGGCCATTCCGGCGAACGTCGCCATGGCCTGGATCAAGAACAAGGGCCGCAGGGCGCCGCGACCAGCCTCCATGACCGCCCCCACCCGCCCGGCGACTATGACCTTTGCGGATATCGTTCGCGGCGCCCACGAGGCGCTACCCGGTTCACGACTGCGCCGACGACTGTTCTGGCGTTACACGCTGGTATGGCACCGGCACTAG
- a CDS encoding GTP-binding protein encodes MDSAVSETLIPAEANESVQAWQNDRTRAPISTKIVVAGGFGVGKTTFVTSVSEITPLQTEALMTQASEETDDLSATPDKLTTTVAMDFGRLTLDDDLVLYVFGTPGQQRFWFMWDDLVRGAIGAIVLADTRRLADCFPALDYFESCGLPYIVSVNHFEGTPGFEAQDVREALTIPPHVPVLIMDARNRMTVVESLLALVGHALDTTPE; translated from the coding sequence GTGGACTCCGCCGTCTCTGAGACGCTGATCCCCGCCGAGGCCAATGAGTCCGTCCAGGCCTGGCAGAACGACCGCACCCGGGCCCCCATATCCACCAAGATCGTGGTGGCGGGCGGCTTCGGCGTGGGAAAGACGACCTTCGTCACCTCTGTCTCGGAGATCACCCCGCTCCAGACCGAGGCCCTGATGACCCAGGCGAGCGAGGAGACCGACGACCTCAGCGCCACGCCGGACAAGCTGACCACCACGGTCGCGATGGACTTCGGGCGGCTGACGCTCGACGACGACCTGGTGCTGTACGTGTTCGGCACACCGGGGCAGCAGCGCTTCTGGTTCATGTGGGACGACCTGGTGCGCGGGGCGATCGGCGCGATAGTGCTCGCGGACACCCGCAGGCTCGCCGACTGCTTCCCCGCGCTCGACTACTTCGAGAGCTGCGGGCTCCCCTACATCGTCTCGGTCAACCACTTCGAAGGCACACCCGGCTTCGAGGCGCAGGACGTGCGGGAGGCTCTGACGATTCCCCCGCACGTGCCTGTACTGATCATGGACGCGCGTAACAGAATGACGGTGGTCGAGTCACTGCTTGCCCTGGTGGGGCACGCACTCGACACCACCCCCGAATAG
- a CDS encoding TetR/AcrR family transcriptional regulator, which translates to MTPAAIPAYRRLSVEERRVQLLDAALSLFAHRAPDEVSLDDVAEAAGVSRPLVYRYFPGGKQQLYEKALRSAADQLELCFAEPQTGPLTVRLARVLDRYLAFVDEHDAGFSALLQGGSVAETSRTGAIVDEVRRAAAEQILVHLGVGAPGPRLRMMVRTWIAAVEAASLIWLDEEKQPPVGELRDWLIDHLIALLAATAGTDPQAAAAVRTALADERPEGAVGVLANRLLPVVDEAARLLGDA; encoded by the coding sequence ATGACCCCCGCAGCGATCCCCGCGTACCGACGCCTCAGCGTCGAGGAGCGCCGTGTCCAGCTCCTCGACGCGGCCCTGTCGCTCTTCGCGCACCGGGCGCCCGACGAGGTCTCGCTCGACGACGTCGCCGAGGCGGCCGGGGTCTCCCGGCCGCTCGTCTACCGCTACTTCCCCGGCGGCAAGCAGCAGTTGTACGAGAAGGCGCTGCGCTCGGCGGCCGACCAGCTCGAACTCTGCTTCGCCGAGCCGCAGACCGGCCCGCTCACCGTACGGCTGGCACGGGTGCTCGACCGCTATCTCGCCTTCGTGGACGAGCACGACGCCGGGTTCTCGGCGCTGCTCCAGGGCGGCAGCGTCGCCGAGACGTCCCGCACCGGGGCGATCGTGGACGAGGTGCGGCGGGCCGCGGCCGAGCAGATCCTCGTCCACCTCGGGGTCGGCGCACCGGGTCCGCGGCTGCGCATGATGGTGCGGACCTGGATCGCCGCCGTCGAGGCCGCCTCGCTGATCTGGCTGGACGAGGAGAAGCAGCCGCCCGTCGGTGAGCTGCGCGACTGGCTGATCGACCATCTCATCGCGCTGCTGGCGGCGACGGCCGGGACGGACCCTCAGGCCGCGGCGGCCGTCAGGACCGCGCTGGCCGACGAGCGGCCCGAAGGCGCGGTCGGAGTCCTGGCCAACCGGCTGCTACCCGTGGTGGACGAGGCCGCGCGGCTGCTGGGCGACGCCTGA